In Crinalium epipsammum PCC 9333, the following are encoded in one genomic region:
- a CDS encoding GDP-L-fucose synthase family protein — MATVDLSNKRIVVTGGAGFLGRKVLAQLASAGANPEKITVTRSHDCDLRILENCQRAVDQQDIIIHLAAHVGGIGLNQAKPAELFYDNLMMGTQLIHAAYQAGVEKFVCVGTICAYPKFTPVPFKEDDLWNGYPEETNAPYGVAKKALLVQLQSYRQQYGFNGIYLLPVNLYGPEDNFDPKSSHVIPALIHKVHEAQQRGDKHLPVWGDGSPSREFLYVDDAALGVVVATQDYDGAEPVNLGTNYEITIRDLVELICELMGFQGEIIWEIDKPNGQPRRCLDTERAKQEFGFTAQVELKQGLKNTIDWYRHNQ, encoded by the coding sequence ATGGCAACTGTGGATTTGAGTAACAAACGCATTGTAGTTACAGGTGGAGCGGGATTTTTAGGACGCAAGGTACTAGCTCAGTTAGCCTCTGCTGGTGCTAACCCTGAGAAGATTACAGTAACGCGATCGCATGATTGTGACCTCCGCATCCTAGAAAATTGTCAAAGGGCGGTTGATCAACAAGACATCATCATTCACTTAGCGGCGCACGTTGGCGGTATTGGTTTAAATCAAGCCAAACCAGCCGAACTGTTTTATGACAATTTGATGATGGGTACTCAATTAATTCATGCTGCTTATCAAGCAGGTGTGGAAAAGTTTGTTTGTGTTGGCACTATTTGTGCTTATCCTAAATTCACACCAGTACCTTTCAAAGAGGATGACTTATGGAATGGTTATCCTGAAGAAACTAATGCTCCTTATGGCGTTGCTAAGAAAGCTTTATTAGTCCAACTTCAGTCTTATCGTCAGCAGTATGGATTTAATGGCATTTACTTGTTGCCAGTAAATTTGTATGGTCCTGAAGATAACTTTGACCCCAAGAGTTCCCATGTCATCCCAGCCTTAATTCATAAGGTGCATGAAGCGCAGCAAAGGGGAGACAAGCATTTGCCTGTGTGGGGAGATGGTAGCCCTAGCAGAGAGTTCCTTTATGTAGATGATGCGGCACTCGGCGTTGTGGTGGCTACTCAGGATTATGATGGTGCTGAACCAGTAAACTTGGGAACTAATTATGAAATTACCATCCGCGATTTAGTGGAATTAATTTGTGAATTAATGGGCTTTCAAGGGGAAATTATTTGGGAAATTGATAAACCCAATGGTCAACCTCGGCGTTGTTTAGATACCGAACGGGCAAAGCAGGAATTTGGATTTACTGCCCAGGTAGAATTAAAACAAGGGCTAAAAAATACAATTGATTGGTATCGCCATAATCAATAA
- a CDS encoding 5-formyltetrahydrofolate cyclo-ligase has product MKNQQSKVELRRELLRLRQSLPKNVWLEKSDRICTLIQSSPLYEEARTILAYTSFRQEPDLSSLFTGDRIWGLPRCVGKSLIWHSWQPSEPLTTGAYGIFEPQADAPRLQPDEVDLILVPAVACDRSCYRLGYGGGYYDRLLSSPEWASKPTIGIVFEFACLPQLPIEPWDKQLNGICTETNLTVNS; this is encoded by the coding sequence ATGAAAAATCAACAAAGTAAAGTAGAACTCCGCAGAGAGTTATTAAGGTTGCGGCAGTCTTTACCTAAAAATGTTTGGCTGGAAAAAAGCGATCGCATCTGTACTCTCATCCAATCTTCACCGCTATATGAAGAAGCGCGGACGATTTTAGCTTATACGAGCTTTCGTCAAGAACCTGACCTTAGCTCGTTATTTACAGGCGATCGCATTTGGGGATTACCTAGATGTGTTGGTAAATCTCTCATTTGGCATAGCTGGCAACCCTCTGAACCCCTGACAACGGGAGCTTATGGCATTTTTGAGCCTCAAGCTGATGCACCGAGATTGCAGCCAGATGAGGTAGATTTAATCTTAGTTCCGGCTGTTGCGTGCGATCGCTCATGTTATAGATTAGGTTACGGTGGTGGTTATTACGATCGCTTACTTAGTTCACCTGAATGGGCATCCAAGCCAACAATAGGTATAGTATTTGAATTTGCTTGTTTACCACAGTTACCTATTGAACCTTGGGATAAACAATTAAATGGTATTTGTACAGAAACAAATTTAACAGTGAACAGTTAG
- a CDS encoding carbohydrate ABC transporter permease encodes MKAELTNKLKTRKSQLKTFWTYVALSAIALWMLFPLFWLISTSFKSPTENIFQFPPQLFPNQPTFQNYITVWQSNPFGQYLFNSILIALLTVGLNLLFCSLAAYPLARLDFKGKDAIFALVVSTIMIPFQIVMIPLYILTVQLGLRNSYLGIILPSIASAFGIFLLRQAFQGVPKELEEAARMDGCSELGIWWYVMLPAIRPALVTLAIFVFIGSWSDFLWPLIVIDRPEYYTLPVGVATLAEAFSLDWRLIAAGSVISIAPVVIFFLIMQRYIVPTEVGSGVKG; translated from the coding sequence ATGAAAGCCGAATTAACGAATAAACTTAAAACTCGCAAATCCCAATTAAAAACTTTTTGGACGTATGTGGCATTAAGTGCGATCGCACTTTGGATGCTATTTCCCTTATTTTGGTTAATTAGTACCTCTTTTAAATCACCAACTGAAAATATCTTTCAGTTTCCACCCCAATTATTCCCAAATCAGCCAACTTTTCAAAATTATATCACCGTTTGGCAAAGTAATCCATTTGGTCAATACCTATTTAATAGTATCTTAATCGCCTTATTAACAGTTGGATTAAATTTATTGTTTTGCTCACTTGCTGCTTATCCACTAGCAAGATTGGACTTTAAAGGCAAAGATGCTATTTTTGCCCTCGTTGTCTCTACGATCATGATTCCATTCCAGATCGTAATGATTCCTTTATATATTTTGACCGTACAACTAGGATTAAGAAATAGCTATTTAGGGATTATTTTGCCCAGCATAGCCTCAGCTTTTGGTATTTTTTTATTACGCCAAGCATTTCAAGGCGTGCCCAAAGAATTAGAAGAAGCTGCCCGTATGGATGGATGTTCTGAATTAGGTATCTGGTGGTATGTCATGTTACCAGCAATTCGTCCAGCTTTAGTAACACTAGCAATTTTTGTATTTATCGGATCGTGGAGTGATTTCTTATGGCCATTAATTGTAATTGACCGACCAGAATATTACACCCTTCCTGTAGGTGTTGCTACCTTAGCTGAGGCATTTTCTCTAGATTGGCGCTTAATTGCTGCTGGTTCAGTTATTTCTATTGCCCCGGTAGTGATATTTTTCCTAATAATGCAACGCTATATTGTGCCGACTGAAGTTGGGAGTGGTGTAAAAGGGTAA